One window from the genome of Bdellovibrio sp. NC01 encodes:
- a CDS encoding cytidine deaminase — protein sequence MTDLQKKLFDAACIAQKRAHAPYSGALIGAAVLTGDGQIFSGCNVENASYGGTVCAERVAIWKSVSEGAKKEIKEVMVVSDADKPWPPCGFCRQVIAEFGSEDTVIYTANLAGKMKTFKFGDIFPEAFTPSHLD from the coding sequence ATGACAGACCTACAAAAGAAACTTTTTGATGCCGCTTGTATCGCTCAAAAAAGAGCCCACGCTCCCTATTCTGGCGCCTTGATTGGTGCAGCTGTTTTGACAGGCGACGGTCAAATTTTTTCGGGCTGCAATGTCGAAAATGCTTCTTACGGCGGAACTGTGTGCGCAGAACGTGTCGCCATTTGGAAATCTGTCAGCGAAGGCGCTAAAAAAGAAATCAAAGAAGTGATGGTTGTTAGCGACGCTGATAAACCCTGGCCACCGTGCGGTTTCTGCCGCCAAGTGATCGCGGAATTTGGCTCGGAAGACACTGTGATATACACAGCCAATCTGGCCGGCAAAATGAAAACTTTCAAATTTGGAGATATTTTCCCAGAGGCGTTTACGCCGAGTCATTTAGATTAA
- a CDS encoding endonuclease/exonuclease/phosphatase family protein: MLSMKKFFVTTSLLLTSVSALAEMYWQADPNPPHFCMQNFNAYGPIYASRKEERTDFMVAELTGKPRCDIIHLQEVWNDSQINQVENGLKSLYTISSPNRQEKIGVMSLMMADMKKTETHDFNINSDGNILDRGREMFNVKKAFHVVQASMYGIDEDFYFMNTHLHPTSQAVRLTQIVDLLQWRLQNTDLKLLLSGDFNGDEHSLERSVIMSLLGVHDSLLETVGGTYPKGLCTYCAGNPLGWLLSDHILDYIFFSNVGRATTHLRAYDGEINLRGTPRKPLSDHFGLRVQFSVEPAQVQPVRSVIEDRRVEALSLLTQMETILGKEKKKGFVEYAMKVRALKNQLQNRQGDFNQYFESYL; encoded by the coding sequence ATGCTTTCAATGAAGAAGTTCTTTGTAACCACAAGTTTGCTACTGACAAGCGTTTCCGCGTTGGCGGAGATGTATTGGCAGGCTGATCCCAATCCGCCGCACTTTTGTATGCAAAACTTTAACGCCTATGGGCCCATCTATGCTTCTCGCAAAGAAGAGCGTACGGATTTCATGGTGGCGGAACTGACAGGAAAACCTCGTTGCGATATCATTCACTTGCAGGAAGTTTGGAACGATTCGCAAATCAATCAAGTTGAAAATGGTTTAAAGAGTCTTTACACAATCAGTTCACCAAATCGTCAGGAAAAAATCGGTGTCATGTCGTTGATGATGGCCGATATGAAGAAAACTGAAACCCATGATTTCAATATTAATAGCGACGGCAATATTTTGGATCGCGGTCGCGAAATGTTTAACGTCAAAAAAGCTTTCCACGTTGTCCAAGCTTCAATGTATGGAATCGATGAAGATTTCTATTTCATGAACACACATCTTCACCCAACAAGCCAAGCTGTGCGTTTGACACAGATCGTGGATTTGTTGCAGTGGCGCTTGCAAAATACAGACTTAAAACTTTTATTATCTGGCGATTTCAATGGTGATGAACATTCATTGGAAAGATCTGTGATTATGTCACTGCTCGGTGTGCACGATTCGTTGCTTGAGACCGTGGGAGGCACATATCCAAAAGGTCTGTGTACATACTGCGCAGGAAATCCGTTGGGTTGGTTATTAAGCGATCACATTCTTGATTACATCTTTTTCTCGAATGTCGGTCGTGCGACCACTCACTTACGCGCTTATGATGGCGAAATTAATTTGCGCGGAACTCCTCGCAAGCCATTGTCAGATCACTTTGGATTGCGCGTGCAATTTTCTGTTGAACCGGCGCAAGTGCAGCCTGTGCGTTCAGTCATTGAAGATCGCAGAGTCGAAGCGTTATCTTTGCTAACTCAAATGGAAACGATCCTTGGTAAAGAAAAGAAAAAAGGTTTTGTTGAGTACGCGATGAAAGTACGTGCGTTGAAAAACCAATTGCAAAATCGCCAAGGTGACTTCAATCAATATTTTGAAAGTTATCTATAA
- the uvrA gene encoding excinuclease ABC subunit UvrA: protein MAHSEIEDGIVVKGAKEHNLKDVSVVIPRNKITVFTGLSGSGKSSLAFDTVYAEGQRRYVESLSAYARNFLEQLKKPEVDSITGLSPAIAIDQKSVSTNPRSTVGTVTEIYDYLRLLYAKLGVPECPIHHIPVASQTPQQIIEDIMKKSAGAKFYVLAPMASGKKGEFLAEFQRWAKKGFVKAKVDGKMIDLDKATKLAKTKTHDIDLVVDQLILKDSMKLRLSESINTALSMANGRVIIETLDGERTNYSLHSACPECGYSFPEIEPRLFSFNNPRGACPTCNGLGTIDLVEEEQFSDGEVGGKKLDKVVYKYKGKKASDDDDEESEEMILNDCPDCHGTRLKPEALNIKLAEHTIAELSDLSAVELRDWISKLKWKPKDQLIAEKIVKQIVSRLDYLIRVGTSYLSLSRTSRTLSGGEAQRIRLATQVGSSLIGVLYVMDEPSIGLHPRDHHRLLDIIGELKDRGNTILLVEHDEDTIRYADFVVDLGPRAGRLGGEKMAQGTPQELENNPNSLTGKYLKGEISIPIPKARRKGNGDKLRLLGATGNNLQNVDMELPLGTFTTVTGVSGSGKSTLIIDTLYKILAKHFYDAQAIPSAYKKIEGLDKIDKVIDINQRPIGRTPRSTPATYVGLFPMIRDLFANLPDSKLRGYEPGRFSFNVKGGRCETCMGHGQIRMEMHFLSDVFVTCDTCLGKRYNRETLNIKYKGKSISDVLDMNVGEALEFFRNHSHIHRKLETLHRVGLDYMTLGQSSTTLSGGEAQRVKLSKELSKRGTGKTLYILDEPTTGLHFDDVRKLVELIQELADQGNTLLVIEHNLEVIKASDHVIDLGPDGGKGGGRIVATGTPEQVAKVKDSETGKFLKTVLK, encoded by the coding sequence ATGGCACACTCTGAAATTGAAGACGGCATCGTCGTTAAAGGTGCAAAAGAACACAACCTCAAAGACGTCAGCGTTGTGATTCCTCGAAATAAGATCACAGTGTTCACGGGTCTTAGCGGTAGCGGTAAATCTTCGCTGGCGTTTGATACGGTTTATGCCGAAGGACAACGTCGTTATGTTGAAAGTCTTTCTGCTTACGCACGTAACTTTCTTGAGCAATTAAAGAAACCAGAAGTAGATTCCATCACAGGTTTATCACCGGCTATTGCGATCGACCAAAAATCTGTCAGCACGAATCCGCGTTCGACAGTAGGGACCGTCACAGAGATCTACGATTATCTGCGTCTGCTTTATGCAAAACTCGGCGTGCCGGAATGTCCGATTCATCACATTCCTGTCGCAAGTCAAACGCCGCAGCAGATTATTGAAGACATCATGAAAAAATCTGCGGGTGCCAAATTTTATGTCTTAGCGCCCATGGCTTCCGGTAAAAAAGGGGAGTTCCTAGCTGAATTCCAACGTTGGGCTAAAAAAGGTTTCGTGAAAGCGAAAGTCGACGGCAAGATGATTGATCTTGATAAAGCGACGAAGCTTGCAAAAACCAAAACCCATGATATCGACTTGGTTGTCGATCAATTGATTCTTAAAGACTCTATGAAGCTGCGTTTGTCGGAAAGTATCAATACCGCACTTTCTATGGCGAACGGTCGTGTGATCATTGAAACATTGGATGGCGAACGCACGAATTATTCTTTGCATTCGGCGTGTCCAGAATGTGGTTATAGCTTCCCCGAAATTGAACCGCGTCTTTTCAGTTTCAACAATCCCCGTGGAGCGTGCCCGACATGTAACGGCTTAGGCACCATCGATCTTGTCGAAGAAGAACAGTTTTCTGACGGTGAGGTGGGCGGCAAAAAACTTGATAAGGTCGTTTACAAATACAAAGGTAAAAAAGCTTCTGATGACGACGATGAAGAATCAGAAGAAATGATTTTGAACGATTGCCCTGATTGCCATGGCACGCGTTTAAAACCTGAAGCGTTGAATATTAAATTGGCGGAACACACGATCGCGGAACTTTCTGATTTAAGTGCCGTTGAATTGCGTGATTGGATTTCTAAATTAAAGTGGAAACCGAAAGATCAATTGATCGCGGAAAAAATCGTGAAGCAAATCGTTTCACGTCTGGATTATTTGATTCGCGTGGGAACTTCCTATCTGTCTCTGAGTCGTACTTCGCGTACGTTATCAGGTGGTGAAGCACAACGTATTCGTTTGGCAACACAAGTCGGATCTTCATTGATTGGGGTTCTGTATGTGATGGACGAACCAAGTATTGGTTTGCATCCGCGTGACCATCATCGTTTGCTAGATATCATTGGTGAACTTAAAGATCGCGGGAATACCATTTTGTTGGTAGAGCATGACGAAGATACCATTCGTTACGCCGACTTTGTTGTCGACTTGGGACCTCGTGCAGGTCGCTTGGGCGGCGAAAAGATGGCGCAGGGGACGCCGCAAGAGTTAGAAAATAATCCTAACTCTTTGACGGGAAAATATCTTAAAGGCGAAATCAGTATTCCAATTCCGAAAGCGCGTCGCAAAGGCAATGGCGATAAATTGCGCCTGCTTGGTGCAACAGGAAACAATTTGCAAAATGTCGACATGGAATTGCCTCTGGGTACTTTCACGACCGTGACGGGTGTTTCTGGTTCTGGTAAGAGTACGTTGATCATCGATACGCTTTACAAAATTTTGGCGAAGCACTTCTATGATGCACAAGCTATTCCGTCGGCTTACAAAAAAATCGAAGGCTTGGATAAAATTGATAAGGTGATCGATATCAATCAAAGACCGATTGGTCGTACGCCACGTTCGACTCCAGCGACGTATGTGGGATTGTTCCCGATGATTCGTGATTTGTTCGCCAATCTTCCGGACTCGAAACTGCGCGGTTATGAACCGGGTCGTTTTAGTTTCAACGTCAAAGGTGGTCGTTGCGAGACATGTATGGGGCACGGGCAAATCCGCATGGAGATGCACTTCTTAAGTGACGTCTTCGTGACTTGCGACACATGTTTGGGCAAGCGCTACAATCGCGAAACTTTAAATATCAAATACAAAGGCAAATCTATTTCTGACGTATTGGATATGAATGTGGGCGAAGCACTTGAGTTCTTCCGCAATCATTCGCACATCCATCGCAAGCTTGAAACTTTGCACCGAGTGGGTTTGGATTACATGACGTTGGGACAAAGCTCGACCACATTGTCGGGTGGTGAAGCGCAACGTGTGAAGCTTTCAAAAGAGCTTTCAAAACGTGGTACAGGAAAAACATTGTACATCCTGGATGAACCGACAACTGGTTTGCACTTCGATGACGTTCGCAAACTGGTCGAACTGATTCAAGAGCTTGCCGATCAAGGCAACACTCTTTTAGTTATCGAGCACAATCTAGAAGTGATCAAAGCTTCAGACCACGTGATTGATTTAGGACCTGATGGCGGTAAAGGTGGCGGACGTATTGTCGCAACCGGTACACCAGAGCAGGTCGCTAAAGTGAAAGACAGTGAAACAGGAAAATTCCTGAAGACTGTTTTGAAATAG
- the folE2 gene encoding GTP cyclohydrolase FolE2, whose product MTNKNLPDVAKETHTEKFAPIDWVGMGSIELPIMLKQADGTYRIPARVDAKVSLDKKPSRGIHMSRLYLITQDVLTKNEMTLGLLGQATDEFLKTHEELSTQALVQVNFEAPLVRKALKSANQAWRSYPVVLSSFNENGTKKYYVEVVVTYSSTCPASAALSRQLIQDNFKQQFSQESVDFDVIHSWLGTTQGIVATPHAQRSFARVKAEVGPDFNYGALIDYVEEALQTAVQGAVKREDEQEFALRNGQNLMFCEDAARRVKELLDQKKEILDYVAEFSHVESLHPHNAVSHISKGLKLRSF is encoded by the coding sequence ATGACGAACAAAAATCTTCCTGACGTAGCTAAAGAAACTCACACAGAAAAATTCGCACCCATCGACTGGGTTGGTATGGGCTCGATCGAGTTGCCAATCATGTTGAAACAAGCAGATGGCACGTACCGTATTCCTGCGCGTGTGGATGCGAAAGTCAGCTTGGATAAAAAGCCTTCTCGTGGCATTCACATGTCGCGTTTGTATTTGATCACTCAAGATGTTTTGACAAAAAATGAAATGACGTTGGGCCTTTTGGGCCAAGCGACAGATGAGTTTTTGAAAACCCACGAAGAACTTTCCACACAAGCATTGGTGCAAGTGAACTTCGAAGCACCACTTGTGCGTAAAGCTTTGAAGAGTGCGAATCAAGCATGGCGCTCGTATCCAGTGGTGCTTTCATCATTCAACGAAAACGGCACGAAAAAATACTACGTTGAAGTGGTTGTCACATACTCAAGCACATGCCCGGCTTCAGCGGCGTTGTCGCGTCAGTTGATTCAAGACAATTTCAAACAACAGTTCTCGCAAGAAAGCGTCGATTTCGACGTGATCCATTCGTGGTTGGGAACAACTCAAGGAATCGTGGCGACTCCGCATGCGCAACGTAGTTTCGCTCGCGTAAAAGCCGAAGTCGGTCCTGATTTCAATTACGGCGCGTTGATTGACTACGTTGAAGAAGCTTTGCAAACAGCCGTGCAAGGAGCCGTGAAGCGTGAAGATGAGCAGGAGTTCGCCCTTCGCAACGGGCAAAACTTGATGTTCTGTGAAGACGCCGCTCGCCGAGTGAAAGAGCTCTTGGATCAAAAGAAAGAGATCCTCGATTATGTGGCTGAATTCAGCCATGTGGAGAGTTTACACCCTCACAACGCTGTTTCTCACATCTCTAAGGGCTTAAAATTACGCAGTTTTTGA
- a CDS encoding DMT family transporter: protein MTKNRAALELIFAGVLWGFGFVATVWALEAFTPTETLIYRFLVASVIGEVIYLIVRGPALRSAKEDFLRAFPAGALLGSMLLLQAIGLKYTSATKSGFITSLYVILVPLANTLIFKTPSHWRNYLLAALALVGTFILMNATLVGINVGDLWTVACSILATFHIIYIGRISAKVGNAFRFNNFQSLWSLFFLIPLLFMQDTIAWKVTNPHAWMGVLALGLGSSVIAFYLQVRTQRILSDTTASMLFLLESPFAAIFGFLLLNERLTVFQTSGAVIIMIASILQILWDPSSKTTETQPKQ, encoded by the coding sequence CTCTTGAATTGATCTTTGCCGGAGTCCTGTGGGGCTTCGGCTTCGTCGCTACGGTGTGGGCATTAGAAGCCTTCACTCCGACAGAAACTTTGATCTATCGTTTCCTTGTCGCCAGTGTGATTGGCGAAGTGATTTACCTGATCGTACGCGGTCCCGCTTTAAGATCAGCCAAAGAAGATTTCTTACGTGCCTTCCCTGCTGGTGCTTTGCTTGGCAGCATGTTGCTTCTGCAGGCGATTGGCTTGAAATACACATCAGCGACAAAGAGTGGTTTCATCACAAGTCTTTATGTGATTTTGGTTCCGCTTGCGAACACTTTGATTTTTAAAACCCCAAGTCACTGGCGCAATTACTTATTGGCGGCACTCGCCTTGGTGGGAACATTTATTCTGATGAATGCGACGCTGGTCGGAATTAACGTTGGCGATTTGTGGACTGTGGCATGTTCGATTCTTGCGACGTTTCACATCATCTATATCGGTCGCATTTCTGCAAAAGTGGGCAATGCCTTTCGCTTTAATAACTTTCAATCTCTATGGAGTTTGTTTTTCTTAATTCCACTTTTATTCATGCAAGACACGATTGCATGGAAAGTCACAAATCCCCATGCATGGATGGGTGTCTTAGCTTTGGGCTTGGGTTCAAGTGTGATTGCTTTTTATTTACAGGTGCGCACGCAAAGAATTTTATCGGATACGACAGCAAGTATGCTGTTTCTGTTGGAATCCCCGTTTGCGGCGATATTTGGATTTTTACTTTTGAATGAGCGCCTGACAGTGTTTCAAACATCAGGCGCCGTGATCATTATGATCGCTTCTATCCTTCAGATTCTGTGGGACCCTTCTTCAAAGACCACAGAAACGCAACCAAAACAATAA
- a CDS encoding nucleoside triphosphate pyrophosphatase, with the protein MRKQLILASTSKYRQELLHRLNVPFTAMAPLFDEEKHKDPSLAPRALAEKLAFLKAQSLKGEGKVVIGGDQLVSFEGRIIGKSHTTERAVEQLMAMQGKIHELVTAICVFDGDQAIPYTDITRMHMKKMTIEQAQRYVELDQATDCAGSYKIEKHGISLFDKIESEDFTAIQGLPLIALRKILENHLP; encoded by the coding sequence ATGAGAAAACAACTGATCCTTGCTAGCACTTCGAAATATCGCCAAGAGTTATTGCACCGCCTGAATGTGCCTTTTACAGCCATGGCCCCTTTATTTGATGAAGAAAAGCACAAAGACCCGTCACTTGCGCCCCGCGCGTTGGCAGAAAAGCTCGCATTCCTGAAAGCTCAAAGCCTGAAAGGCGAAGGTAAAGTAGTCATTGGCGGCGATCAGCTGGTGTCCTTTGAGGGTCGTATTATCGGCAAATCTCATACGACGGAACGCGCCGTAGAACAGCTGATGGCGATGCAGGGCAAGATTCATGAGCTTGTGACCGCGATCTGCGTGTTTGATGGCGATCAGGCTATTCCCTACACTGACATCACTCGTATGCATATGAAGAAAATGACCATTGAGCAGGCCCAGCGCTATGTGGAGCTGGATCAAGCCACGGACTGTGCGGGCAGTTATAAAATTGAAAAGCACGGCATTAGCCTGTTTGATAAGATCGAAAGCGAAGATTTTACGGCCATCCAAGGTTTACCCTTGATTGCTCTACGAAAAATATTAGAGAATCATCTTCCCTAA
- a CDS encoding Fur family transcriptional regulator, with protein MGRDSVPVLPRQHDDDIVIHHDSFDEGELKKIIRALNLKVTSQRMAILKTLHEGRRHVTAQELYEKLNKDHPDIGFATVYRFLRTLTEGQFVTEVRMGGLPARYELTPKGHHDHLTCVRCGKICEFENRAIESLQEKVANQFGYRLTHHILELYGVCPDCQAKGL; from the coding sequence ATGGGTCGAGATTCAGTTCCAGTTCTACCACGTCAACATGATGATGATATCGTGATTCATCATGATTCTTTTGATGAGGGTGAACTTAAAAAAATCATTCGCGCCCTGAACCTCAAAGTCACTAGTCAGCGTATGGCCATTCTTAAAACTCTCCATGAGGGTCGTCGTCACGTTACGGCGCAAGAGCTGTATGAGAAATTAAACAAAGATCATCCAGATATTGGTTTTGCGACGGTGTACCGTTTTCTTCGCACGCTCACTGAAGGTCAATTCGTGACAGAAGTGCGTATGGGTGGGTTGCCGGCTCGTTATGAGCTGACTCCAAAAGGTCACCATGACCACTTAACATGTGTTCGTTGTGGTAAGATCTGTGAGTTTGAAAACCGCGCCATCGAAAGCTTGCAAGAGAAGGTCGCAAACCAATTTGGTTACCGCCTGACTCATCATATTCTTGAGCTTTACGGCGTATGCCCTGACTGCCAGGCCAAGGGCTTGTAG
- a CDS encoding DUF475 domain-containing protein — MKYFRGSIVFSIFGLIASYFIGHYYGGTTAKALEALFIAAVLAVLEISLSFDNAIVNASVLKNMTEVWRKRFLTWGMVIAVFGMRLVFPLLIVAVVAKIDPFSALKLAAFKPDEYAKLMISAHLEVAAFGGTFLLMVALSYFYDSEKVEHWITWIEKPAAILGKVEAVEMAVCVVVLVTISHFLPEKENFSFLVSGLAGLITFVAVDGIGAFMEATEDTMKDMHKASAAMFIYLEVLDASFSFDGVVGAFAITHNLFIIMVGLSIGAFFVRSLTIMFVEKEALTKFAYLEHGAFYAIGTLAAIMLTDPFLHFPEWVTGLIGAVIVLVAFLWSLKKGPTESEG; from the coding sequence ATGAAATATTTCAGAGGCTCCATTGTCTTTTCAATTTTTGGTTTAATTGCTTCGTACTTTATTGGTCATTACTACGGTGGAACGACGGCGAAGGCGCTCGAAGCATTGTTTATCGCCGCGGTTTTAGCGGTGCTTGAGATTTCTTTATCATTCGATAACGCGATCGTGAATGCCTCTGTATTAAAGAATATGACAGAAGTATGGCGTAAACGTTTCCTGACATGGGGGATGGTGATCGCGGTTTTCGGAATGCGTTTGGTATTTCCACTATTGATCGTTGCTGTTGTGGCAAAGATCGATCCGTTCAGCGCTTTAAAACTTGCGGCATTTAAGCCAGACGAATATGCGAAGCTGATGATCTCTGCGCACTTAGAAGTAGCGGCATTTGGTGGAACTTTCCTGTTGATGGTGGCTTTGAGTTATTTTTATGACTCTGAAAAGGTAGAGCACTGGATTACTTGGATTGAAAAGCCTGCTGCGATTTTAGGAAAAGTGGAAGCCGTTGAAATGGCCGTTTGTGTGGTCGTGCTTGTGACGATTTCGCACTTTCTTCCAGAAAAAGAGAACTTCTCGTTCTTGGTGTCTGGACTTGCGGGTTTGATTACCTTTGTCGCTGTGGATGGTATTGGCGCTTTCATGGAAGCAACAGAAGATACGATGAAGGATATGCACAAAGCCAGTGCGGCGATGTTCATTTACTTGGAAGTTCTGGATGCCTCTTTCAGCTTTGACGGCGTTGTTGGTGCATTTGCAATCACTCACAATCTCTTCATCATCATGGTAGGTCTAAGTATTGGAGCCTTCTTCGTTCGAAGCTTGACGATTATGTTCGTCGAAAAAGAAGCTTTAACGAAATTTGCGTACCTTGAGCATGGCGCTTTTTATGCGATCGGAACATTGGCAGCGATCATGCTGACGGATCCGTTCTTGCATTTTCCAGAGTGGGTTACGGGCCTTATCGGAGCAGTTATTGTTTTGGTTGCGTTTCTGTGGTCTTTGAAGAAGGGTCCCACAGAATCTGAAGGATAG
- a CDS encoding TIGR02147 family protein, producing the protein MAKIKNLFDFDDYKSYLQQRCDQERGSKSALAAALDCQSAYISQVLNGTAHLSLEQGDKANHFFSHSEKESHFFLLLLQKDRAGTASLGKFFQKQIAAFKEEQLSYLKRKEIKNSLSEKEQSIYYSSFEYNLIHMAVTIPHLRTKEALKKAFRISDKRLNKCLEFLLEAQLVKQQGSHYVPGATENYLERGSPFVKQYHLNTRALAFGALDSDNAEEAHYSAIFTLAAKDVARLKKVINHCMEEMVTITKDSEEQRIYGFSLDFFDLEKA; encoded by the coding sequence ATGGCAAAAATTAAAAATCTGTTCGATTTCGACGACTATAAGAGCTATCTGCAACAACGCTGTGACCAGGAGAGGGGTTCAAAATCCGCTTTGGCCGCCGCGCTGGATTGTCAGTCGGCGTATATTTCGCAAGTTCTTAATGGGACTGCGCACCTGAGTCTTGAGCAGGGAGATAAAGCCAATCACTTCTTCAGTCATTCAGAAAAAGAAAGCCATTTCTTTTTACTACTTTTGCAAAAGGATCGCGCAGGAACAGCGAGCTTGGGTAAGTTTTTTCAGAAGCAAATTGCAGCCTTTAAAGAAGAGCAATTGAGTTATTTAAAGCGCAAAGAAATTAAAAACAGCTTAAGTGAAAAAGAACAAAGCATTTACTACTCTTCGTTTGAATACAACCTGATTCACATGGCAGTAACCATTCCTCACCTGCGCACGAAGGAAGCATTGAAAAAGGCATTTCGAATCTCTGATAAACGTTTGAATAAATGTCTGGAGTTCTTGCTTGAAGCACAACTGGTGAAGCAGCAAGGTTCGCACTATGTGCCAGGTGCGACCGAAAACTATCTCGAGCGGGGATCGCCCTTTGTAAAGCAATACCATTTAAATACCCGCGCTTTGGCGTTTGGTGCCTTGGATTCTGACAATGCTGAAGAGGCTCACTATTCCGCGATCTTCACCTTGGCAGCCAAAGACGTGGCCCGCTTGAAGAAGGTCATAAATCACTGCATGGAAGAGATGGTGACGATAACTAAAGATTCAGAAGAACAGCGGATTTACGGGTTTTCGTTAGACTTTTTTGATCTGGAAAAAGCTTAA
- a CDS encoding SurA N-terminal domain-containing protein — MSDTMADKMKRKLSAKNATAIVLFGAIILVFVFFGLPGRLGAGVGSVARVNNSLISIADFQQEENRVQQYYQNLFGSQMDFSSQRQLLRQQALENLVRNELVSQAAQSEGILATDAEVRDFIVKDIPFFQQNGQFQREFYTRYLEATHSSAGDFENKVRKDIANVRIRHLFELVGQPSAIEMKKLQELRGTKINIAFVKIDQEAVSKALSKEKAEAAINAIDQALAKGDEAAVNAQLKEIKASWEETGLVELGTENFPKITSAVATDAVFELSKTQPLLKRVVRDGNVKYVLKLKETKIEEGKAAEPMLVEMMQKRRADGMFEAWINQFRAKSHITMNTQALQ; from the coding sequence ATGAGCGACACTATGGCAGATAAAATGAAGAGAAAACTCTCAGCGAAGAACGCGACAGCGATCGTTCTCTTCGGTGCTATCATTCTTGTTTTCGTATTTTTCGGTTTGCCAGGTCGTCTTGGCGCGGGTGTTGGTTCTGTCGCTCGCGTGAACAACTCTTTGATCTCTATCGCGGACTTCCAACAGGAAGAAAACCGTGTGCAACAGTACTATCAAAACCTGTTCGGCTCGCAAATGGACTTTAGCTCTCAGCGTCAACTACTTCGTCAGCAAGCCTTGGAAAACTTGGTGCGTAACGAATTGGTTTCTCAAGCTGCACAATCTGAAGGCATTTTGGCGACTGACGCAGAAGTTCGTGATTTCATCGTTAAAGACATCCCTTTCTTCCAACAAAACGGTCAATTCCAACGTGAATTCTACACTCGTTATTTGGAAGCGACGCACTCTTCAGCGGGTGATTTCGAAAACAAAGTTCGTAAAGACATTGCGAACGTTCGCATCCGTCACTTGTTTGAACTTGTAGGTCAACCATCTGCGATTGAAATGAAGAAGCTGCAAGAACTGCGCGGCACAAAAATCAACATCGCTTTCGTTAAGATCGATCAAGAAGCCGTATCAAAAGCTCTTTCTAAAGAAAAAGCTGAAGCTGCTATTAATGCGATCGATCAAGCTTTGGCAAAAGGTGACGAAGCAGCCGTAAACGCACAGCTTAAAGAAATCAAAGCTTCTTGGGAAGAAACTGGTTTGGTTGAGTTGGGTACTGAAAATTTCCCAAAAATTACTAGTGCTGTTGCAACTGACGCTGTGTTTGAGCTTTCTAAAACACAACCGTTGTTGAAACGTGTTGTTCGTGATGGCAACGTAAAATACGTTTTGAAATTGAAAGAAACTAAAATTGAAGAAGGCAAAGCGGCTGAGCCAATGCTAGTCGAAATGATGCAAAAGCGTCGCGCTGACGGCATGTTTGAAGCATGGATCAACCAATTCCGTGCGAAATCTCACATCACTATGAATACACAGGCATTGCAGTAA